From a single Brassica oleracea var. oleracea cultivar TO1000 chromosome C5, BOL, whole genome shotgun sequence genomic region:
- the LOC106343719 gene encoding probable prefoldin subunit 2: protein MASGDGGLREPPNEQAVLNIYEAMRSELSQIYSNITDLEMQVSEHSLVINAIQPLDQSRKCFRMIGGVLVERTVVEVLPAVQRNKEGLEEVVRKLYETLEKKKKDMTEFEAKNQIRLRKQDDSNKEEGDKKKEGNAQGVLVGAAATSSQ, encoded by the exons ATGGCGAGCGGTGACGGCGGCTTGAGAGAACCACCGAACGAGCAAGCCGTTCTGAATATCTACGAGGCTATGAGATCAGAGCTAAGCCAGATCTATTCCAACATAACTGATCTCGAGATGCAAGTCAGCGAGCACTCTCTCGTCATCAACGCAATTCAGCCTCTCGACCAATCTAGGAAATGCTTCCGCATGATAGGAGGCGTTCTTGTCGAGAGAACCGTCGT AGAGGTGCTCCCAGCTGTCCAGCGCAACAAGGAAGGCCTCGAGGAGGTTGTGAGGAAGCTTTACGAGACGTTGGAGAAGAAGAAGAAAGATATGACGGAGTTTGAAGCTAAGAATCAGATCAGGCTAAGGAAGCAGGACGATTCTAATAAGGAAGAAGGTGATAAGAAAAAGGAAGGTAATGCTCAAGGTGTTCTTGTTGGAGCTGCTGCCACTTCGAGTCAGTAA